The Rhipicephalus sanguineus isolate Rsan-2018 chromosome 7, BIME_Rsan_1.4, whole genome shotgun sequence genome includes a window with the following:
- the LOC119399941 gene encoding uncharacterized protein LOC119399941 isoform X2: protein MSSLLFEPSEGRCGSCTPPPSSQQSHGYHLAGGPQGGGSRVPPFAPQPHTGGQPGGMRSLSVTSAHAQQQQPQQQPVSTVTCNAHEVCHYFQQVFYVSAILTGIALVIAGAIQTGAPDASLSSELPPMGPGVGEPPDGVVAGGDLLVFVYIGVLLIGVNVSLLLLQCYMRSKELRRARRTAMMQPPSIPPATVHYNPLVSVGPPRQVAMPCAVDIASGIHRQQPQMPSPGKAQRRGYGPASVHSVATVPAMPSTQPHWLLTPGSR, encoded by the exons ATGTCATCGCTGCTGTTCGAGCCGAGCGAAGGGCGGTGCGGTAGCTGTACGCCGCCGCCGTCGTCCCAGCAGAGCCACGGCTACCACCTGGCGGGGGGGCCGCAGGGCGGGGGGTCGCGCGTGCCCCCCTTTGCCCCGCAGCCCCACACGGGGGGTCAGCCGGGAGGCATGCGCTCGCTCTCGGTCACGTCGGCGCACGCGCAACAGCAGCAGCCACAGCAACAGCCCGTGTCGACGGTCACGTGCAACGCGCACGAAGTGTGCCACTACTTTCAACAG GTTTTCTACGTGTCGGCCATCCTCACGGGCATCGCGCTGGTCATCGCCGGCGCCATCCAGACTGGAGCACCGGACGCCTCGCTCAGCTCCGAGCTGCCCCCGATGGGACCCGGGGTCGGAGAGCCACCAGATGGCGTGGTCGCCGGTGGTGACCTGCTCGTGTTTGTCTACATCGGCGTGCTGCTCATCGGCGTCAACGTGTCGCTACTGCTCCTGCAGTGCTACATGCGCAGCAAGGAGTTGCGACGAGCCCGGCGGACGGCGATGATGCAGCCACCGTCGATTCCGCCCGCCACGGTGCACTACAACCCCCTCGTGTCTGTCGGTCCACCGAGACAG GTGGCCATGCCCTGTGCCGTGGACATCGCGTCCGGCATACACAGGCAGCAGCCACAGATGCCGTCGCCGGGTAAGGCTCAGCGACGCGGCTACGGCCCGGCGTCAGTGCACAGCGTCGCAACGGTGCCGGCGATGCCCAGCACCCAGCCCCACTGGCTGCTCACCCCTGGCTCCCGGTGA